In Terriglobales bacterium, the following are encoded in one genomic region:
- a CDS encoding Ppx/GppA phosphatase family protein, with translation MPTFAAVDIGSNSVRIKIARLVRHRLVTIHEDREVTRLGKSVFKSGILTPAALARTVEVLQRFHKAAQKTGAQVVRVVATSALRDARNGRAFMDWVRSATGWKVEIISGLEEGRLIHLGLLSNMRLGASPVLMVDLGGGSCELTVSAAGHILYTISLPLGAVRLTEEFLKHDPPAPKELRRLRSFIEKEMGRTTRRILAYKPRVMIATSGTAAALAAVCSGVHKRSVRESAQDVPRAKAVKIAAKLAKMKMAQRTALVGIGPRRAEIVVAGAVVFAELLEKCHLRGFRYSPLGLRDGLLAQMAADYDVRTRSRKQIESDRWDALLATGKNYRVDMAYSQHVRKLALDLFRHLRPVHNLPQEYTEWLSAAAMLHEVGIYVNRYGWHRHAHYIIANSEIFGYTAYERALIAAIARYLGNSRPAAAHKAMKLLRPADRILAHKAIFLLRLARALNQSRRAVVSGISARIKGGKVRLVLRTKGTLGAELELWALDKERNYFRELFGRELEAELS, from the coding sequence ATGCCTACCTTTGCCGCGGTTGATATTGGCTCCAATTCCGTCCGCATCAAGATTGCGCGCCTGGTGCGTCACCGCCTGGTGACGATCCACGAAGACCGCGAGGTCACCCGTTTAGGCAAATCAGTTTTCAAGAGCGGCATCCTCACGCCCGCGGCCCTGGCGCGCACGGTTGAAGTTTTGCAGCGCTTCCATAAGGCGGCGCAAAAAACCGGGGCACAGGTAGTACGCGTAGTGGCTACGAGTGCCTTGCGCGATGCCCGCAACGGGCGGGCGTTTATGGATTGGGTCCGCTCCGCCACCGGATGGAAGGTCGAAATCATCAGCGGACTGGAAGAAGGGCGGCTCATCCATCTGGGTTTGCTTTCCAATATGCGGCTGGGCGCCTCGCCCGTTCTGATGGTGGATTTGGGCGGCGGAAGCTGCGAACTCACTGTCTCTGCCGCCGGACACATCCTTTACACCATCAGCCTGCCCCTGGGCGCGGTGCGTCTGACGGAAGAATTTCTCAAGCACGATCCTCCCGCCCCCAAAGAGCTGCGACGCCTGCGCAGCTTTATTGAAAAAGAGATGGGCCGCACTACCCGGCGCATCCTCGCCTACAAGCCCCGCGTCATGATCGCCACCTCGGGCACGGCGGCTGCTTTGGCGGCCGTGTGCAGCGGAGTGCACAAGAGAAGTGTGCGCGAATCGGCGCAGGATGTCCCCCGCGCCAAGGCCGTCAAAATCGCCGCCAAGCTGGCCAAGATGAAAATGGCGCAGCGCACCGCGTTGGTGGGCATCGGTCCGCGCCGCGCGGAAATCGTGGTGGCCGGCGCGGTGGTCTTTGCCGAGCTGCTGGAAAAATGCCATCTGCGCGGCTTCCGCTATTCGCCGCTGGGACTGCGCGACGGCCTGCTCGCCCAGATGGCGGCAGACTACGACGTGCGCACGCGCTCGCGCAAGCAAATCGAATCTGACCGCTGGGACGCTCTGCTGGCCACCGGCAAAAACTATCGCGTGGATATGGCTTACTCGCAGCATGTGCGCAAGCTGGCGCTCGATCTTTTCCGCCACCTGCGTCCCGTGCACAATCTGCCTCAGGAGTATACCGAGTGGCTCTCGGCTGCGGCCATGCTGCATGAGGTTGGGATTTACGTTAACCGTTACGGCTGGCACCGGCACGCGCACTACATCATCGCCAACAGCGAAATCTTCGGCTACACCGCCTACGAGCGCGCTCTCATCGCCGCCATTGCCCGCTATTTGGGAAATTCCCGCCCCGCGGCCGCCCACAAAGCCATGAAGTTGCTTCGCCCCGCCGACCGCATTCTGGCGCACAAGGCGATTTTTCTGCTGCGCTTGGCGCGCGCGTTGAATCAAAGCCGCAGGGCCGTCGTGAGCGGCATTTCGGCCCGGATCAAAGGCGGCAAAGTTCGTCTGGTGCTTCGCACTAAAGGCACCCTGGGCGCTGAGCTGGAGTTGTGGGCCCTGGATAAAGAACGCAACTACTTCCGCGAACTCTTCGGACGCGAACTCGAAGCTGAGCTTTCGTAA
- a CDS encoding aldo/keto reductase, translating into MKLKQLGNSDMQITPLGIGAWAMGGGGWQFGWGPQDDNNSIAAIHAALDAGINWIDTAAVYGLGHSEEVVAQALKGRSRRPYVFTKCALIWNEKGEIGHSLKASSVRREVEASLKRLQVDVIDLYQIHWPDPPQEIEEGWETMAKLKQEGKVRWIGVSNFDVEQMERARKIAPITSLQPPYSIIRPDVERDILPYCARNQIGVIVYSPMQSGLLSGAMTRKRIANMPEDDFRKRNSHFQEPELTRNLELAKLLRNIGVRNRRKPGEVAIAWTLRRPEVTGAIVGMRSPEQVKGVIRAAEFRLGSEEIARIESFLQSWQSKLEPQRSAV; encoded by the coding sequence ATGAAGCTGAAGCAATTAGGTAACAGCGACATGCAGATTACGCCCCTGGGTATTGGCGCCTGGGCGATGGGCGGCGGGGGATGGCAATTCGGCTGGGGCCCACAAGATGACAACAACTCCATTGCCGCCATCCACGCCGCCCTTGATGCCGGAATAAATTGGATAGACACCGCCGCCGTCTATGGCCTGGGGCACTCCGAAGAAGTAGTGGCCCAGGCATTGAAGGGCCGTTCGAGGCGTCCTTATGTTTTTACGAAATGCGCGCTCATCTGGAACGAAAAAGGTGAAATTGGTCATAGCTTGAAAGCCAGTTCGGTGCGGCGCGAAGTTGAAGCCAGCCTCAAGCGTTTACAGGTTGATGTGATTGATTTGTATCAGATTCATTGGCCCGATCCTCCACAGGAAATTGAAGAGGGCTGGGAGACGATGGCCAAACTGAAGCAAGAGGGCAAAGTGCGCTGGATCGGCGTCTCCAACTTCGACGTCGAACAGATGGAACGCGCGCGCAAGATCGCTCCTATCACCTCCTTGCAGCCTCCTTATTCCATCATTCGGCCTGATGTTGAGCGTGACATCCTACCCTATTGCGCCCGGAACCAGATCGGCGTGATTGTTTATTCGCCCATGCAGTCCGGACTTTTGAGCGGCGCCATGACCCGCAAGCGTATTGCCAACATGCCTGAAGATGACTTTCGCAAGCGCAACTCGCACTTCCAGGAGCCGGAGTTGACCCGCAATCTGGAGTTGGCCAAGTTGTTGCGCAATATCGGTGTCCGCAACCGGCGCAAGCCCGGCGAGGTCGCCATTGCCTGGACCCTGCGCCGGCCGGAGGTGACGGGAGCAATCGTAGGGATGCGTTCCCCTGAGCAGGTCAAAGGCGTGATCCGCGCGGCCGAGTTTCGCCTGGGCTCTGAAGAGATTGCCAGAATCGAATCGTTCCTGCAATCCTGGCAAAGCAAACTTGAACCCCAGCGAAGCGCGGTTTAG
- a CDS encoding TolC family protein, which translates to MKVLLNHKNKAGIYFAVCLMAAAGLLAQQPSSGAASAEVPGAALAAGATTLLDLIAEAEKNNPEILAAGHGWKAAANAVGSARALPDTQVSVQSFSVGSPRPFAGFSHSDFAYIGLGASQDIPYPGKRTLRGQVAEHEADSQREQAESVRRQIIDKLKASYFQLAYLEQMLGILEWNGQVLSDIEKTAESRYRVGQGNQQEVLKAQLERTKILQEITMHHRDEGQLQAQLKQLLGRAQESHDIVATPLTPRPLAYTASDLLWAVKEHNPDVRARAAMLDKADAQISLAKKEFRPDFNVQYTFERTGSSFPAYYMATFGINLPNRGRRKAELAQASEQREQANAELAAETQRQMAEVQSQYVLAQTSAEQLKIYKEGLIPQSDATFHSALAAYQSNRQDFETLLSSFRDLLNLNLDYQRELATHEAALARLETLTGVTLP; encoded by the coding sequence ATGAAAGTGCTTTTGAATCACAAAAATAAAGCAGGTATTTATTTTGCCGTTTGCCTGATGGCTGCCGCCGGCTTGCTGGCGCAACAGCCTTCTTCTGGAGCTGCCAGCGCGGAAGTTCCTGGCGCAGCTTTAGCAGCAGGGGCGACCACTCTGCTCGACTTAATAGCAGAGGCGGAAAAGAATAATCCCGAAATTCTCGCTGCCGGCCACGGCTGGAAGGCAGCGGCAAACGCTGTTGGATCAGCTCGCGCCTTGCCCGATACGCAAGTGTCGGTGCAGTCGTTCAGCGTAGGCAGTCCGCGTCCATTCGCCGGATTCAGCCACAGTGATTTTGCTTACATCGGCTTGGGGGCATCGCAGGATATTCCTTATCCGGGCAAGCGTACGTTGCGCGGCCAGGTTGCTGAACACGAAGCGGATTCCCAGCGGGAACAAGCCGAGTCAGTGCGGCGGCAGATCATTGACAAGCTGAAGGCGTCTTATTTTCAGCTCGCTTATCTTGAGCAGATGCTCGGCATTCTGGAGTGGAACGGCCAGGTGCTCAGTGACATTGAGAAAACCGCCGAATCCCGTTACCGCGTCGGCCAGGGCAATCAACAAGAGGTGCTGAAGGCCCAGCTTGAGCGCACGAAAATCCTGCAGGAAATTACCATGCATCATCGCGATGAAGGCCAGCTCCAGGCGCAACTCAAGCAGCTTCTTGGCCGGGCGCAGGAGTCTCACGATATTGTTGCCACGCCTCTGACGCCCCGGCCGCTGGCCTACACTGCGTCCGATCTTCTCTGGGCCGTCAAGGAACACAACCCCGATGTGCGGGCGCGGGCTGCAATGCTCGACAAAGCTGACGCGCAAATCAGTCTGGCGAAAAAAGAATTTCGCCCCGACTTCAACGTGCAGTACACGTTTGAGCGCACCGGGAGCAGCTTCCCCGCGTACTATATGGCAACCTTCGGCATCAACCTGCCCAATCGCGGCCGGCGTAAGGCGGAACTTGCCCAGGCCAGCGAGCAGCGGGAGCAGGCGAATGCAGAACTTGCCGCCGAAACCCAACGGCAAATGGCCGAAGTGCAAAGCCAATATGTGCTGGCCCAAACCTCCGCGGAGCAACTCAAGATCTACAAGGAAGGCCTGATACCACAATCGGATGCAACCTTCCATTCGGCTTTGGCTGCGTACCAATCCAACCGGCAGGACTTTGAGACCTTACTTTCTTCCTTTCGTGATCTGTTGAATCTCAATCTCGATTATCAGCGCGAATTGGCCACACACGAAGCTGCCCTCGCCCGCCTCGAAACCCTTACAGGAGTGACACTGCCATGA
- a CDS encoding glycoside hydrolase family 88 protein, translating to MNRQCRRLMQAAAVAAMILAASLQSSAQKEFKNWPAGTSPQEVGKRVAERFVASPHGNFGRSAPPAHIIYPEVCAWYGSLTFAQLSGDKDLTARLIKRFDPLFAEESNLVPVPDHVDSTVFGTVPLELYIETRQQKYLDLGKGLADKQWVDPTPDGLTRQTRYWIDDMFMITAVQVQAYRATGDAKYIDRAALEMSSYLDKLQQPNGLFYHAPDVPFFWGRGNGWVAVGMAELLRSLPKNHPKRARILQGYQKMMKSLLEYQSKDGMWRQLIDHPEAWPETSSTGMFTFAMITGVKNGWLDKKIYAPAARKGWLGLVGYINKDGDVTNVCEGTNKKNDLQYYLDRARNTGDLHGQAPILWCASALLR from the coding sequence ATGAACCGTCAGTGCAGAAGACTCATGCAAGCGGCCGCCGTCGCGGCAATGATTTTGGCGGCTAGCTTGCAGAGCTCGGCGCAGAAGGAATTCAAGAATTGGCCGGCTGGAACTTCGCCGCAAGAGGTCGGCAAACGCGTGGCCGAACGCTTTGTCGCCAGTCCGCACGGGAACTTCGGCAGGAGTGCGCCGCCGGCCCATATCATTTATCCGGAGGTTTGCGCGTGGTACGGATCACTGACCTTTGCACAATTGAGTGGCGACAAAGACCTCACCGCCCGGCTCATCAAGCGTTTCGACCCATTATTCGCTGAGGAATCCAACCTGGTCCCGGTTCCCGACCATGTTGACTCCACGGTTTTCGGCACGGTTCCGCTGGAGCTTTACATTGAAACCAGGCAGCAGAAGTATCTCGATTTAGGCAAGGGCCTCGCCGACAAACAATGGGTTGACCCAACGCCAGATGGATTGACCAGGCAGACCCGCTATTGGATTGATGACATGTTCATGATTACCGCGGTGCAGGTGCAGGCTTATCGCGCAACCGGAGACGCCAAATATATTGACCGCGCGGCGCTGGAGATGTCCTCCTACCTGGACAAGCTGCAGCAACCCAACGGATTGTTTTATCATGCGCCCGACGTTCCTTTCTTCTGGGGACGTGGCAACGGATGGGTGGCTGTGGGCATGGCCGAGTTGTTGCGGTCGCTTCCCAAAAACCATCCTAAGCGTGCGCGAATCCTGCAGGGCTACCAAAAGATGATGAAGTCATTGCTCGAATACCAGAGTAAGGACGGTATGTGGCGTCAATTGATTGATCACCCCGAGGCCTGGCCTGAGACATCATCCACGGGTATGTTCACCTTCGCCATGATCACAGGCGTCAAGAATGGCTGGCTGGATAAGAAGATTTACGCGCCCGCAGCACGCAAAGGCTGGCTCGGGCTGGTGGGTTACATCAACAAAGATGGCGACGTCACCAATGTATGTGAAGGCACCAACAAAAAGAATGATCTGCAGTACTACCTCGACCGCGCACGCAACACCGGCGATTTGCATGGCCAGGCGCCGATTTTGTGGTGCGCTTCAGCCCTGCTGCGGTAA
- a CDS encoding ATP-binding protein gives MKLASTPSGGISRNWRLWWSVAGLVIIVGAAAWWINERRLDPARASKPFRVGYQQAPPYQYLAADGSPAGPAIEIFTEAARRRHIPIEWVHAPEGPEPNLISGKVDLWPLIGDLPERRKFLYISDPWINLSFWMISLESSGISTPKDTAGRSVWHVNVSIFGRLARANFPGARLTPQPSNLSVLEAVCSGKADAGVISGSKADVADLRGVQACQNAQLKFYFLPKGNIFFGIGATHKRPGADRAADAIRAEIGEMAYDGTLSGIYYRSFMDPSNESLIVFYLTEARQRNFYMGVGICLLAVVLALLGWQTLRVRTARRIADAANVALEEQVAVRTAELTEANKHLRQEMAERKRAEETLRRAQKMEAVGRLAGGIAHDFNNLLTIITGCNHLLREEIGNDPALLEKVDAISKAGDRASSLIRQLLAFGRRQVTLPKVLSLNDVLSDMSEMLHRLLREDIALTISTDSELGLVQADPAQIEQVLMNLVINSRDAMPNGGKLFLETANVTLEEEFGKHKPGPYVRLTVSDTGTGMDAETQAHVFEPFFTTKGQGKGTGLGLATVYGIAEQAGGHIILESAVGQGTTFHLFLPRVAGAASTEMRATNPSPARGWETILVVEDQEGVRTLVCEVLRKSGYTVLLARDGREALELSEKSRGRIDLIVTDVVMPQMGGHELARLLASSRPETKVLYMSGYVDKELRPKEMSGLAFIHKPFTPDALAQKVREVLDAALI, from the coding sequence ATGAAACTGGCATCAACCCCGTCAGGTGGCATCTCGCGAAATTGGCGACTGTGGTGGAGTGTGGCCGGGCTTGTAATCATTGTGGGCGCGGCGGCCTGGTGGATCAATGAAAGGCGCCTCGATCCCGCGCGAGCGTCGAAGCCGTTTCGGGTTGGCTACCAGCAGGCGCCTCCTTATCAGTATCTCGCAGCAGATGGATCGCCAGCCGGACCTGCAATCGAAATCTTCACTGAAGCCGCCCGCCGGAGGCACATCCCCATTGAATGGGTCCATGCCCCTGAAGGTCCAGAGCCGAACCTGATCAGCGGAAAAGTTGATCTGTGGCCGCTGATCGGCGACCTGCCGGAGCGCAGAAAGTTTCTGTATATCTCCGATCCGTGGATCAACTTAAGTTTTTGGATGATCTCCCTGGAATCGAGCGGGATTTCCACGCCGAAAGACACAGCCGGACGCAGTGTGTGGCACGTCAACGTATCCATTTTTGGCCGGCTGGCGCGAGCCAACTTCCCTGGCGCCCGCCTGACACCCCAGCCCTCTAACCTGAGCGTGCTGGAAGCAGTGTGCAGCGGCAAAGCAGACGCAGGCGTGATTTCAGGAAGTAAGGCAGATGTTGCCGATCTTCGTGGAGTGCAGGCGTGCCAGAATGCACAGCTTAAGTTTTACTTTCTGCCCAAGGGAAATATATTTTTCGGCATCGGGGCAACGCACAAAAGGCCCGGCGCCGATAGAGCGGCTGATGCCATCCGCGCGGAGATCGGCGAGATGGCCTACGATGGAACCCTATCAGGAATTTACTACCGCTCGTTTATGGATCCCAGCAACGAATCCCTGATCGTCTTCTACCTGACCGAAGCACGGCAACGAAACTTTTACATGGGCGTTGGAATCTGCCTGCTGGCAGTGGTGCTCGCATTGCTGGGCTGGCAAACCCTTCGCGTACGGACAGCAAGAAGAATTGCCGACGCCGCCAATGTAGCTTTGGAAGAACAGGTGGCAGTACGCACGGCTGAACTGACCGAAGCCAATAAGCACCTGCGTCAGGAGATGGCCGAGCGCAAGCGTGCCGAGGAGACGCTTCGTCGAGCGCAAAAGATGGAAGCCGTCGGGCGGCTGGCCGGAGGAATTGCTCACGACTTCAACAACCTGCTGACCATCATTACCGGATGTAATCATCTGTTGCGGGAAGAAATCGGCAACGACCCTGCTCTGCTGGAGAAAGTAGACGCGATCAGCAAGGCCGGCGACCGGGCCAGCTCACTGATCCGGCAACTGCTCGCCTTCGGCCGCCGGCAGGTGACTCTGCCGAAGGTGCTCAGCCTGAATGATGTCCTCTCGGATATGAGTGAGATGTTGCATCGGCTGCTGCGAGAAGACATTGCATTAACCATTTCGACTGACTCGGAGCTAGGCCTGGTGCAAGCCGATCCCGCACAGATCGAGCAAGTACTCATGAACCTGGTAATCAATTCGCGGGACGCCATGCCCAACGGAGGAAAGCTGTTTCTCGAAACAGCTAACGTGACCCTGGAAGAGGAGTTCGGAAAGCACAAACCCGGACCCTATGTTCGGCTGACGGTAAGCGATACGGGTACGGGCATGGATGCGGAGACGCAAGCGCATGTTTTCGAGCCGTTCTTTACGACCAAAGGACAAGGCAAAGGAACTGGACTGGGACTGGCGACAGTCTATGGAATCGCGGAACAGGCGGGCGGGCACATCATTCTGGAGAGCGCAGTTGGGCAAGGTACGACCTTTCATCTCTTCCTGCCAAGGGTTGCAGGCGCCGCTTCCACGGAGATGCGCGCCACCAACCCGAGCCCGGCCCGAGGCTGGGAGACAATTCTGGTTGTAGAAGACCAGGAGGGAGTGCGCACCCTGGTGTGCGAGGTTTTGCGAAAGAGCGGTTACACAGTCCTGCTGGCTCGAGATGGCCGCGAAGCCCTGGAGCTTTCAGAGAAAAGCCGCGGGCGGATTGACCTGATCGTCACCGATGTAGTGATGCCTCAAATGGGTGGCCATGAGTTGGCCAGGCTTCTGGCCTCTTCACGTCCGGAGACCAAGGTTCTGTATATGTCCGGGTATGTAGACAAGGAACTACGTCCAAAAGAGATGTCAGGTCTGGCTTTCATCCATAAACCTTTTACCCCGGACGCGCTGGCGCAAAAAGTTCGCGAAGTTCTAGACGCGGCTTTAATCTAA
- a CDS encoding efflux RND transporter periplasmic adaptor subunit, which produces MNGNLETRNHRNMFWRNAFLAALIINAVLIAGLAGLWWHSHLAHQTNTAEAQAASTPPVGASEAGNTAAEGPTPASEQAPLALVQLTPQRMQSIGIKFGTVEYKNVSDEIRATGNVEIDERRLSYVQTRFPGWVHKVYADATYQYVRKGQPLFTIYSPDLVTTEQEYLLARQNQQKLENSQIGEVSSGAASLVSAARERLAQWEVPESEISKLETTGKVITDLTFNSPASGYITEKNVLPNMYVQPETKLYTVADLSTVWVYAQVFQNDVGKIRPGEQAQITVDAYPGKTFSGHLDQILPQVDMATRTVRVRFSLANPELNLKPGMYVNVTLKTSIGKQLVVPASAVFQSGTKQVVFVDQGEGKLEPREVQTGARVGDQFVVVAGLKAKETIVISPNFLIDSESQLQAATGAFVPPPPGAGGAAAMNSNGAEQNPPQANIQLTTDPSPPHKGSNVFRVKLTNKDGSPVTGAQVTVIFYMPAMPAMGMAAMKTSVNCSESGGGIYEGKGDLGSGGTWQVTLIAHKNGETIATSQFTLNAEGGM; this is translated from the coding sequence ATGAACGGAAATTTGGAAACCCGCAACCATCGGAATATGTTTTGGCGCAATGCATTTCTTGCTGCGCTCATCATTAACGCGGTACTCATTGCGGGCCTAGCTGGGCTGTGGTGGCATTCTCATCTAGCGCACCAGACCAACACTGCGGAGGCGCAGGCTGCATCAACGCCCCCGGTGGGCGCTTCAGAAGCAGGCAACACAGCGGCGGAAGGCCCAACTCCCGCCTCAGAGCAAGCGCCACTCGCGTTGGTACAGCTTACGCCGCAGCGTATGCAAAGCATCGGCATAAAGTTCGGGACGGTTGAATACAAGAACGTAAGCGACGAAATTCGAGCAACCGGAAATGTTGAGATAGATGAGAGAAGACTCTCTTATGTTCAGACGCGTTTCCCAGGATGGGTCCACAAAGTCTATGCCGATGCGACTTACCAATATGTTCGCAAAGGGCAGCCGCTCTTCACGATTTACAGTCCCGACCTGGTCACAACCGAACAGGAGTATTTACTGGCCCGGCAAAATCAGCAGAAACTCGAAAACAGCCAGATCGGAGAAGTTTCCAGTGGGGCCGCATCTCTCGTGAGTGCTGCACGAGAGCGGCTGGCGCAATGGGAGGTGCCGGAAAGCGAGATTTCGAAACTTGAAACCACCGGCAAGGTCATTACTGACCTTACATTTAATTCTCCTGCCTCCGGATACATTACCGAAAAAAATGTGTTGCCCAACATGTATGTACAGCCTGAAACGAAGTTGTACACGGTGGCCGACCTTTCCACGGTTTGGGTGTATGCCCAGGTCTTTCAAAATGATGTAGGCAAAATCCGGCCGGGCGAGCAGGCCCAGATCACTGTGGATGCATATCCGGGAAAAACGTTCAGCGGACATCTTGACCAAATCCTGCCGCAAGTGGATATGGCAACTCGCACTGTGCGCGTCCGCTTTTCGCTGGCCAATCCAGAGCTCAATCTGAAACCGGGCATGTATGTGAACGTCACGCTCAAGACTTCTATAGGAAAGCAGCTTGTTGTTCCTGCATCTGCCGTCTTCCAATCTGGCACAAAACAGGTTGTCTTTGTGGATCAGGGCGAAGGGAAGCTGGAGCCACGTGAGGTGCAAACCGGCGCCCGCGTGGGCGACCAATTCGTTGTCGTCGCAGGATTGAAAGCCAAAGAGACGATTGTCATCTCGCCCAACTTCCTGATTGACTCTGAAAGCCAGTTGCAGGCCGCAACCGGAGCATTCGTGCCTCCGCCGCCAGGGGCTGGTGGCGCTGCCGCGATGAACTCGAACGGGGCAGAGCAGAATCCCCCTCAGGCAAACATTCAACTGACTACGGACCCATCGCCTCCGCATAAAGGCAGCAATGTCTTCCGGGTGAAACTGACAAATAAGGATGGCTCACCCGTCACGGGAGCCCAGGTCACAGTTATTTTCTACATGCCTGCAATGCCCGCAATGGGAATGGCCGCAATGAAGACGTCGGTCAATTGCTCTGAAAGTGGCGGAGGCATTTATGAAGGCAAAGGCGATCTTGGTTCCGGAGGCACCTGGCAGGTCACGCTGATCGCGCATAAAAACGGCGAAACCATTGCAACCAGCCAGTTCACCCTGAATGCCGAAGGAGGAATGTAA
- the yiaK gene encoding 3-dehydro-L-gulonate 2-dehydrogenase, which produces MHRVPYQELFDTLLRVLLKLGFESERARLCARLFADASRDGVYSHGLNRFPRFVLQIQNGTINIHAEPELVAASGSLERWDGKLGPGPLNAYQCMERAIALSKKHGTGCVALANTTHWMRGGNFGWQAADAGVIGICWTNTLPNLPPWGASDPRVGNNPLIIAVPRPAGHVVLDMAVSQFSYGALASYRTRGELLPVDGGFDTKGQLTRDPAAIEASKRPLPIGYWKGSGLALMLDLVGALLSGGKATHQITSDPDRESYLSQVFIALDPSSVGSPEVAARIADEVIAYFKLPPHSGGEQVRYPGEQVLKTRSENLAKGIPVEPAIWSKVQAM; this is translated from the coding sequence ATGCATAGAGTCCCTTACCAGGAACTTTTCGATACTCTTCTGCGTGTCCTGCTGAAGCTGGGATTTGAATCTGAGCGTGCCCGGCTCTGCGCCCGGCTTTTCGCCGACGCGAGCCGCGACGGCGTTTACTCCCACGGCCTGAATCGTTTTCCGCGCTTTGTCCTGCAAATTCAAAATGGGACCATCAACATTCATGCCGAGCCTGAGCTCGTGGCAGCCAGCGGCTCGCTCGAACGCTGGGATGGAAAACTTGGCCCTGGTCCTCTCAATGCTTACCAGTGCATGGAAAGAGCGATCGCGCTTTCCAAGAAGCACGGTACGGGTTGCGTAGCTCTGGCCAATACCACGCACTGGATGCGTGGCGGAAACTTCGGCTGGCAGGCAGCCGACGCCGGCGTCATTGGAATTTGCTGGACCAACACCCTGCCCAACCTTCCGCCCTGGGGCGCGAGCGATCCGCGTGTGGGCAATAACCCCCTGATCATCGCGGTGCCCCGGCCCGCCGGCCACGTAGTGCTCGATATGGCCGTGTCACAGTTCTCGTACGGGGCGCTGGCTTCTTATCGCACGCGCGGTGAACTGCTTCCGGTGGACGGTGGCTTCGATACGAAAGGGCAGCTAACCCGAGATCCCGCAGCCATTGAAGCATCAAAGCGGCCCTTGCCTATTGGTTACTGGAAAGGCTCGGGTCTGGCATTGATGCTTGACCTGGTGGGGGCGCTGCTGTCAGGGGGCAAGGCCACGCATCAGATTACATCCGATCCCGACCGCGAAAGCTATCTCTCGCAGGTCTTCATCGCATTGGATCCGTCGTCTGTCGGTTCCCCTGAAGTTGCCGCCAGGATTGCCGACGAAGTCATTGCGTACTTCAAACTGCCGCCGCACTCGGGTGGCGAGCAGGTGCGATATCCGGGTGAACAAGTACTGAAAACCCGAAGCGAGAACCTGGCCAAAGGCATCCCGGTCGAGCCGGCGATCTGGAGCAAGGTGCAGGCGATGTAA